GGAAGATGCAACACGCATGGCTCTGGTGAGACAGGTGAGACAGGTGtctggggggggggcggggccaGTGGCCAGACAGACGGACGGGATGGGACATCACAGCCACTCCCTCCAGGGCCATCACAGGGCAGGAGTGAAGGCAGCGGGCCCCTCTGGGGGAGATGAGAGAAACAGGGACGTTACAGAGAAGTGGTGTGGCCTCCTGGCAAGGGCAACCTGGGACATGGCCACTCTGGGCTCCCAGGTTCaggtgaggcccagagaggtggtGAAGCTGACTGACTGACCAACAACATGAGACGGCTTCCAGATGGTGTGTGGGTCATGGTATGGGGGGTGAAAGGGGGCAGACTCGAGACACACGGGGGAAGTTGAGGAGCAGTGAGGGCCTGGAAGAGGTCTGAAAAGTCCTGGAGAACAGCAccggtgtgtgtggggaggggagtggaGGGCTGACTCCTGCAGAGGCACAGATGGCCGGCGGTGGCGGTGGGGGGGGAGGCAAAgatgggggcaggggtggggtggtaAGGAAGAGGGAGACAGACACGGGGACGAGGGAGGAGTTGGAGACGCGGGACTGGGGTGCTTCCCCCTTACCGTGTCTTTGGAGGACCTACGTCTCTTGAAGCTGGAGGCCAGGGTGGAGGTGATAGCCCTAAATGTGGCTTTCTTTTTAGGGTCAGGCTCTGCTCTACCACTCTTTCTATCCTAAAATGAATATGTATAAGTGATTAGATGGCTAAGGGTGGCGGCCACACCTGCCCTCGCCTGCTCCTCGGGGGCCGCTTCCAGGCCTGGCCGGCCACTTGGGCCCTCGCTCCTGCCTGCCTCCCTGTGCTGGACGGATGGACTGACAGCCGTGGCTTCTTCTGCCCGGGGTCTTGGGCCTGACCTTGCTTGTGCTGGGGCTGGGCTTGGGGTCCCGCTGGCTTTCTTCCTGGGAGGTTCGCCTGGCTCCCTGGCTCCTGGGTGGCCCTGGCTTACAGACGTCCCGAGGAGGGGAGGAACCTCGAACACTGGAGGCGCTGCCCCTCGGGCCACACCAGCCCTTCTGTTCAGAGGCTGCTGACCCCAAGGTGCACACATCAAGATTCAGAAGGGGCCAAAAGGCCCAAGGCAGATGTCGAGATGAAATTGAAAAGGTAGAGGCAGCTCCCAGGATGCTGGCCTGGAGTCTGATGGCTAGGGTGGCCCTGTGCCCACCAGCGAGAGCAGTGGCCAGGTCCCCAGGGGACCTGTGGGGCCAAGAGCAAGAGTGGGTAGATGAGAGGTGTGGGGACTCCAACGGCCCCGTCCCCCACAGCCCTCACTGCTATGCCAGTGTCATTTCAAGACACAGCTCCAGGAAGGCacccagagaaagagaagagatgagagaACCGCAGCTTAACCATGGGCCACCAGCCTTCAGGCCTGCTCGAGCCCCACTGCCCACCCTGTCCCCATCCCTGGCTGTGACTGtaccccatgcagcctttccccTGCTGGCAGTTAATCCACATGGACGTGGGGCACCAGATGGGGGCAGGCGGCCCATTTGGATTTAGTCACAGAGCAGaaggacacagcaagaaaggGGGTTCCCCAAAGGTGTCAAGGGGACTTGGGTGGTAGAGGGCCAAATGCATCTCAGACTCACGTGCCACACACAGGTGGGCCCCTGTCTTACCCTGCCTGTTTGCCTTCCTATGGAATGGGTGCCGGCGGGTGACTCTGGAGACAGAGGGGCCAGGCAGAGGCTTGGAGCAGGGTACGTGACCGCCTGCAGGCAGCCTCCCACCAGTGCTGCCCCGGGAGCACTCACCACTGCCCCTGGCCATGGCTCCTAGCTCCAGTCCTGCCCATGGGAGCCAGTGCCACGGCCTGCGGGGATGGAGGAGGGCCGTGGCCAGGCCGGGCCCTGGGCGCCAGGCCTCGGAGGGTGGCCTGCCCTACCTGTAGGTTCTTCCTCCACACGTTCACTGCTGCGAAGGCCAGCTGCATCTGCTTCCTTCGGGCGTCCTTGTGTCTCTTGTAGGCAATCTCAATGAAAATCAGGAAGATCCCAGCCACAATGCCACCAGCCACCAGCATGAAGACCCCTGGGAACAGGACCTAGAGCCTCAGCTGCTGGCCCAGACAGATCCCGCAGCCCCTGAAGAACTGTCCCCACTGTCGGCACAGCTGTGGAGGGCAATGGAAGGCCCACCTGCCATGTTCTCGAAAGTGAGGGTTGCAGGGGCATTGCTGCGTGAGTCGCATTCCTGGTACCGGACCCATGTCTTGTCCAGGTCTTCCATGAAACCATTCTCGTGGGACCTGGGGTGCAGAAGTGTGTGAGCCAGCGTGGAGCTTGTAGGATGAGGTCTGGAGTGGGTGGTGCCCCCCCATAAGGAGCAATGCCCAGACTAGGTGAGGTCTACAGGAAGGGGCATGGGGGTGGAGGGGTAGGGCCTGGCAGGGAAGGTCAGTGGGATGCCTTTGCTGTGGCTAGGAACTGGGAAGGGAATCTGCTTTGTCTAGTGGGACTATGGAGAGGAGTGGAGAAGGGAGGTGAGGCTGCAGGCAGGTGGGTCAACTCACTTGAGTATGGACAGGGAGACATTCTGCTTCCAGGGGCTGTCCTTGCGCATTCCGATCCCAAAGCCAGAGCGGAAGAACAGCTCGCCTGTGGTCACCAGGTCACACTTCTGTGAAGCCTCGAACTCCAGCACCGCAGAGTCCCAGATGAAGGCATGGAGCTTGCTGTCGGAAGGAGCAGGGTCAGTGTGAGCATGGACCAGCACAGACACTCTTTGCTTCTCCGGTGTGAGTCACTGTCCAGTCCAGCCAGAGCAGCCCCCCATCTGTGTGCTCACTTGTCCCGCACAGCCTGGATGGCCTCGGCTGCACTCTCGTAGTTGTGCTTCTCCATGTGCCGGTACATGGTGCTCAGCTCCACCTGCCGCCGGAAGTAGATATCCACCGAGCTCTGCTTCACGGTCGCATAGATGAACTTGTCTGAGGGGTTCCTGAGCTGCAGAGGCAGAGAGCGGGGCTCGCGCCTGCTCCCCAGGCCCCACCTGAGGCAGaactctgcccctcccccagcttAGCCGGGCCTCACCCGCGGGTCATTGATGCCTGTGATGCGCTCCTCTGGTCGGTCCAGCACCAGGAAGGCTGCCAGGTTGGCAGTGTAGGAGGCCACAATGATCATGGCAAAGCCGGCCCACACCATGCCCAGGATACGTGCAGAGAAGCTTCGGGGGGCACCTGTGGGCAGAGACTCTGGTCAGCTCCTGCTGGGCAGGGGAAGGACAGGGCAGGGCCTAGGCATTGCCTCACCTTCTCCGATGCCAGAGTTGAGCAGGACGCCCCAGGAGAACCACATGGCAGAGGACAGGGTCAGtgcatcctcctcctcctcctcactgttCACTTTGAATCGGCCAAAGGGACTGCGGGGTGTAGACGGCAGGTGGGAGAGAGGCCGGGAGAGGTGGCCCTGCCCCACTTCTGCCCAGCTCTGTCCACCCCATAGATGCTGCTGGCTCCTACGTGTGGCACTCACCTGAAGCGGTCCAGTAGGTACAGCATCACAGCCACCACGTGCACCGAGAGCCCCACCAGCAGCCACAGTGTGCTCTGAAAGGGCTGCATAAATGAGTCCAGCGTACTCCTCGGAATCTCCTGCAGGTGGACAGGCAGTCAGCACTGCCTGGACCTTCCAGGACCCTACCCAACTCCTACACAACCCCTGCCCACCTTCTTGACTAGAATGGTCAGGCCCTGATACTTGAAGGGCTTGGAGAATTCAATGTACTGCGCACGCTCATTGTTGATGGTCAGTGGTGCCACAATCATGTCTGCCTGCCCGCTGAGCAGCTCACCCATCATCCCGTTCCActcctttttgttgctgttgttcacCTGTGGGACAACAGATCCGGAGGGGCTACGAACAGGGTCCGCACAGCTCCTGAGACTGGACCTCCCACCACCAGAGTAGCCCTAACACATTGTTGGGGGTGGGAGATTTCCTGCTCCGGATGGAAGCCTAGGTCACAGGCCCTGCCCCAGCCTATAGGTCCCTCCCGTAAAGGATCTGTCCTAGTCTTCAAGCCCTTTCTGCTCCAGGCCGAGCCCCAACCTACAGATCCCTCCTACTGAGGCTCCGCCCAGCTTACAAGCCCCTCCCACTCCAGGACCCGCCCGAGCTCACAGGCCTGTCCCAGTAAGGCTATGCCCCAGCCTGCAGGCCCCTCCTACTAAGGCTCCACCCAGCCTGCAGGCCCCTCCCACCCAGGTCCAGCTCCTTCAGTCCACTCCGTACCCGCTCCTGCGTGCCAAACTTGCCATCTGCCACCAGGTGCACCTCATAGGTGAAGTTCATGGTACGGGCCAGCTTGATGAGCAGGTCGATGCAGAAACCATAGCAGCACTGCGGCACTGTGTGGCGCGCTGAGGGATTGGGAGAGGCGGTCGCTGCGGGTTCCTGGCTGTGCTGCCCCTCACCTTGCCCCGTCCTGCCCAGCCCAGCACTCACGGCTGCCTGGCGATGTGTCGTTGGGCCCGGTGCAGATCACCTTCTTGACGGGGTCACCGTTGACTGTGAACTCCTCCTTGCACGTCCCATCGCTCAGTGTGGGCTTGACATACACGAAGGGCTCCTGGTGGATGGTCACGATCTGAGGGGAAAGGGACACCCAGAGTAGACCACCGGCCTTTGGCTATCCCCAGACACTGGCCTCTTCTCAGCGCACAGAATGCCCCATGCTGCTCCAAATTGCCCCTGTCTAGAGCCTCTCCACAAGTTGTCAGGAGTCAGTTCACATCTTTCTGGCCACCGCAAGCAATGTCTGCCTGCTGTCTGCTGCCCTCCGGGGGACAGATACATGTTTGATAAAGTGGAACACAGACTCCCGACTGCCCACTGTGACTCATCAAAAGTGCCTCCTGAAACACTGTACCCTTCTATGGAGACTTCCTCTGGTCCTGGCTCACACATTACTCCCTCCATCAGAGTAGTCTATGGAAACGTCCAGTGGATCCTAGGTACATTCTCTGACTGCTCAGGGAGGAAAAACTCCCCACCCCTGCGGAACCCATCCTTGCCCCATGCTTCACCACAAGGACAGGGGTGTGTCCACTGTCCACTGAAGTGACCCACGAGGGCATTCTGAATTTCGTTCACTTGTCTCCTGCCTCTCCTGGCCCTCCACCTGCCGATGGCCCACAGGTTCTGACACAAAGCCTTCAGTCTTCAATCCTAATAGTCtgttccttcccctctctcttgtTGATGTTCCTCTTTAATGGCCTGCCTCTTCAGCCCACTCTCAGTTTTATCTGTCATCCCTCACTGTCCTTTAG
Above is a genomic segment from Castor canadensis chromosome 13, mCasCan1.hap1v2, whole genome shotgun sequence containing:
- the Grin1 gene encoding glutamate receptor ionotropic, NMDA 1 isoform X3; this encodes MSTMRLLTLALLFSCSFARAACDPKIVNIGAVLSTRKHEQMFREAVNQANKRHGSWKIQLNATSVTHKPNAIQMALSVCEDLISSQVYAILVSHPPTPNDHFTPTPVSYTAGFYRIPVLGLTTRMSIYSDKSIHLSFLRTVPPYSHQSSVWFEMMRVYSWNHIILLVSDDHEGRAAQKRLETLLEERESKSKKRNYENLDQLSYDNKRGPKAEKVLQFDPGTKNVTALLMEARELEARVIILSASEDDAATVYRAAAMLNMTGSGYVWLVGEREISGNALRYAPDGIIGLQLINGKNESAHISDAVGVVAQAVHELLEKENITDPPRGCVGNTNIWKTGPLFKRVLMSSKYAEGVTGRVEFNEDGDRKFANYSIMNLQNRKLVQVGVYNGTHVIPNDRKIIWPGGETERPRGYQMSTRLKIVTIHQEPFVYVKPTLSDGTCKEEFTVNGDPVKKVICTGPNDTSPGSPRHTVPQCCYGFCIDLLIKLARTMNFTYEVHLVADGKFGTQERVNNSNKKEWNGMMGELLSGQADMIVAPLTINNERAQYIEFSKPFKYQGLTILVKKEIPRSTLDSFMQPFQSTLWLLVGLSVHVVAVMLYLLDRFSPFGRFKVNSEEEEEDALTLSSAMWFSWGVLLNSGIGEGAPRSFSARILGMVWAGFAMIIVASYTANLAAFLVLDRPEERITGINDPRLRNPSDKFIYATVKQSSVDIYFRRQVELSTMYRHMEKHNYESAAEAIQAVRDNKLHAFIWDSAVLEFEASQKCDLVTTGELFFRSGFGIGMRKDSPWKQNVSLSILKSHENGFMEDLDKTWVRYQECDSRSNAPATLTFENMAGVFMLVAGGIVAGIFLIFIEIAYKRHKDARRKQMQLAFAAVNVWRKNLQDRKSGRAEPDPKKKATFRAITSTLASSFKRRRSSKDTSTGGGRGALQNQKDTVLPRRAIEREEGQLQLCSRHRES
- the Grin1 gene encoding glutamate receptor ionotropic, NMDA 1 isoform X2 — its product is MSTMRLLTLALLFSCSFARAACDPKIVNIGAVLSTRKHEQMFREAVNQANKRHGSWKIQLNATSVTHKPNAIQMALSVCEDLISSQVYAILVSHPPTPNDHFTPTPVSYTAGFYRIPVLGLTTRMSIYSDKSIHLSFLRTVPPYSHQSSVWFEMMRVYSWNHIILLVSDDHEGRAAQKRLETLLEERESKAEKVLQFDPGTKNVTALLMEARELEARVIILSASEDDAATVYRAAAMLNMTGSGYVWLVGEREISGNALRYAPDGIIGLQLINGKNESAHISDAVGVVAQAVHELLEKENITDPPRGCVGNTNIWKTGPLFKRVLMSSKYAEGVTGRVEFNEDGDRKFANYSIMNLQNRKLVQVGVYNGTHVIPNDRKIIWPGGETERPRGYQMSTRLKIVTIHQEPFVYVKPTLSDGTCKEEFTVNGDPVKKVICTGPNDTSPGSPRHTVPQCCYGFCIDLLIKLARTMNFTYEVHLVADGKFGTQERVNNSNKKEWNGMMGELLSGQADMIVAPLTINNERAQYIEFSKPFKYQGLTILVKKEIPRSTLDSFMQPFQSTLWLLVGLSVHVVAVMLYLLDRFSPFGRFKVNSEEEEEDALTLSSAMWFSWGVLLNSGIGEGAPRSFSARILGMVWAGFAMIIVASYTANLAAFLVLDRPEERITGINDPRLRNPSDKFIYATVKQSSVDIYFRRQVELSTMYRHMEKHNYESAAEAIQAVRDNKLHAFIWDSAVLEFEASQKCDLVTTGELFFRSGFGIGMRKDSPWKQNVSLSILKSHENGFMEDLDKTWVRYQECDSRSNAPATLTFENMAGVFMLVAGGIVAGIFLIFIEIAYKRHKDARRKQMQLAFAAVNVWRKNLQDRKSGRAEPDPKKKATFRAITSTLASSFKRRRSSKDTSTGGGRGALQNQKDTVLPRRAIEREEGQLQLCSRHRES
- the Grin1 gene encoding glutamate receptor ionotropic, NMDA 1 isoform X1; this encodes MSTMRLLTLALLFSCSFARAACDPKIVNIGAVLSTRKHEQMFREAVNQANKRHGSWKIQLNATSVTHKPNAIQMALSVCEDLISSQVYAILVSHPPTPNDHFTPTPVSYTAGFYRIPVLGLTTRMSIYSDKSIHLSFLRTVPPYSHQSSVWFEMMRVYSWNHIILLVSDDHEGRAAQKRLETLLEERESKSKKRNYENLDQLSYDNKRGPKAEKVLQFDPGTKNVTALLMEARELEARVIILSASEDDAATVYRAAAMLNMTGSGYVWLVGEREISGNALRYAPDGIIGLQLINGKNESAHISDAVGVVAQAVHELLEKENITDPPRGCVGNTNIWKTGPLFKRVLMSSKYAEGVTGRVEFNEDGDRKFANYSIMNLQNRKLVQVGVYNGTHVIPNDRKIIWPGGETERPRGYQMSTRLKIVTIHQEPFVYVKPTLSDGTCKEEFTVNGDPVKKVICTGPNDTSPGSPRHTVPQCCYGFCIDLLIKLARTMNFTYEVHLVADGKFGTQERVNNSNKKEWNGMMGELLSGQADMIVAPLTINNERAQYIEFSKPFKYQGLTILVKKEIPRSTLDSFMQPFQSTLWLLVGLSVHVVAVMLYLLDRFSPFGRFKVNSEEEEEDALTLSSAMWFSWGVLLNSGIGEGAPRSFSARILGMVWAGFAMIIVASYTANLAAFLVLDRPEERITGINDPRLRNPSDKFIYATVKQSSVDIYFRRQVELSTMYRHMEKHNYESAAEAIQAVRDNKLHAFIWDSAVLEFEASQKCDLVTTGELFFRSGFGIGMRKDSPWKQNVSLSILKSHENGFMEDLDKTWVRYQECDSRSNAPATLTFENMAGVFMLVAGGIVAGIFLIFIEIAYKRHKDARRKQMQLAFAAVNVWRKNLQDRKSGRAEPDPKKKATFRAITSTLASSFKRRRSSKDTQYHPTDITGPLNLSDPSVSTVV
- the Grin1 gene encoding glutamate receptor ionotropic, NMDA 1 isoform X4, which encodes MSTMRLLTLALLFSCSFARAACDPKIVNIGAVLSTRKHEQMFREAVNQANKRHGSWKIQLNATSVTHKPNAIQMALSVCEDLISSQVYAILVSHPPTPNDHFTPTPVSYTAGFYRIPVLGLTTRMSIYSDKSIHLSFLRTVPPYSHQSSVWFEMMRVYSWNHIILLVSDDHEGRAAQKRLETLLEERESKAEKVLQFDPGTKNVTALLMEARELEARVIILSASEDDAATVYRAAAMLNMTGSGYVWLVGEREISGNALRYAPDGIIGLQLINGKNESAHISDAVGVVAQAVHELLEKENITDPPRGCVGNTNIWKTGPLFKRVLMSSKYAEGVTGRVEFNEDGDRKFANYSIMNLQNRKLVQVGVYNGTHVIPNDRKIIWPGGETERPRGYQMSTRLKIVTIHQEPFVYVKPTLSDGTCKEEFTVNGDPVKKVICTGPNDTSPGSPRHTVPQCCYGFCIDLLIKLARTMNFTYEVHLVADGKFGTQERVNNSNKKEWNGMMGELLSGQADMIVAPLTINNERAQYIEFSKPFKYQGLTILVKKEIPRSTLDSFMQPFQSTLWLLVGLSVHVVAVMLYLLDRFSPFGRFKVNSEEEEEDALTLSSAMWFSWGVLLNSGIGEGAPRSFSARILGMVWAGFAMIIVASYTANLAAFLVLDRPEERITGINDPRLRNPSDKFIYATVKQSSVDIYFRRQVELSTMYRHMEKHNYESAAEAIQAVRDNKLHAFIWDSAVLEFEASQKCDLVTTGELFFRSGFGIGMRKDSPWKQNVSLSILKSHENGFMEDLDKTWVRYQECDSRSNAPATLTFENMAGVFMLVAGGIVAGIFLIFIEIAYKRHKDARRKQMQLAFAAVNVWRKNLQDRKSGRAEPDPKKKATFRAITSTLASSFKRRRSSKDTQYHPTDITGPLNLSDPSVSTVV
- the Grin1 gene encoding glutamate receptor ionotropic, NMDA 1 isoform X8 — protein: MSTMRLLTLALLFSCSFARAACDPKIVNIGAVLSTRKHEQMFREAVNQANKRHGSWKIQLNATSVTHKPNAIQMALSVCEDLISSQVYAILVSHPPTPNDHFTPTPVSYTAGFYRIPVLGLTTRMSIYSDKSIHLSFLRTVPPYSHQSSVWFEMMRVYSWNHIILLVSDDHEGRAAQKRLETLLEERESKAEKVLQFDPGTKNVTALLMEARELEARVIILSASEDDAATVYRAAAMLNMTGSGYVWLVGEREISGNALRYAPDGIIGLQLINGKNESAHISDAVGVVAQAVHELLEKENITDPPRGCVGNTNIWKTGPLFKRVLMSSKYAEGVTGRVEFNEDGDRKFANYSIMNLQNRKLVQVGVYNGTHVIPNDRKIIWPGGETERPRGYQMSTRLKIVTIHQEPFVYVKPTLSDGTCKEEFTVNGDPVKKVICTGPNDTSPGSPRHTVPQCCYGFCIDLLIKLARTMNFTYEVHLVADGKFGTQERVNNSNKKEWNGMMGELLSGQADMIVAPLTINNERAQYIEFSKPFKYQGLTILVKKEIPRSTLDSFMQPFQSTLWLLVGLSVHVVAVMLYLLDRFSPFGRFKVNSEEEEEDALTLSSAMWFSWGVLLNSGIGEGAPRSFSARILGMVWAGFAMIIVASYTANLAAFLVLDRPEERITGINDPRLRNPSDKFIYATVKQSSVDIYFRRQVELSTMYRHMEKHNYESAAEAIQAVRDNKLHAFIWDSAVLEFEASQKCDLVTTGELFFRSGFGIGMRKDSPWKQNVSLSILKSHENGFMEDLDKTWVRYQECDSRSNAPATLTFENMAGVFMLVAGGIVAGIFLIFIEIAYKRHKDARRKQMQLAFAAVNVWRKNLQQYHPTDITGPLNLSDPSVSTVV
- the Grin1 gene encoding glutamate receptor ionotropic, NMDA 1 isoform X7, which codes for MSTMRLLTLALLFSCSFARAACDPKIVNIGAVLSTRKHEQMFREAVNQANKRHGSWKIQLNATSVTHKPNAIQMALSVCEDLISSQVYAILVSHPPTPNDHFTPTPVSYTAGFYRIPVLGLTTRMSIYSDKSIHLSFLRTVPPYSHQSSVWFEMMRVYSWNHIILLVSDDHEGRAAQKRLETLLEERESKAEKVLQFDPGTKNVTALLMEARELEARVIILSASEDDAATVYRAAAMLNMTGSGYVWLVGEREISGNALRYAPDGIIGLQLINGKNESAHISDAVGVVAQAVHELLEKENITDPPRGCVGNTNIWKTGPLFKRVLMSSKYAEGVTGRVEFNEDGDRKFANYSIMNLQNRKLVQVGVYNGTHVIPNDRKIIWPGGETERPRGYQMSTRLKIVTIHQEPFVYVKPTLSDGTCKEEFTVNGDPVKKVICTGPNDTSPGSPRHTVPQCCYGFCIDLLIKLARTMNFTYEVHLVADGKFGTQERVNNSNKKEWNGMMGELLSGQADMIVAPLTINNERAQYIEFSKPFKYQGLTILVKKEIPRSTLDSFMQPFQSTLWLLVGLSVHVVAVMLYLLDRFSPFGRFKVNSEEEEEDALTLSSAMWFSWGVLLNSGIGEGAPRSFSARILGMVWAGFAMIIVASYTANLAAFLVLDRPEERITGINDPRLRNPSDKFIYATVKQSSVDIYFRRQVELSTMYRHMEKHNYESAAEAIQAVRDNKLHAFIWDSAVLEFEASQKCDLVTTGELFFRSGFGIGMRKDSPWKQNVSLSILKSHENGFMEDLDKTWVRYQECDSRSNAPATLTFENMAGVFMLVAGGIVAGIFLIFIEIAYKRHKDARRKQMQLAFAAVNVWRKNLQSTGGGRGALQNQKDTVLPRRAIEREEGQLQLCSRHRES
- the Grin1 gene encoding glutamate receptor ionotropic, NMDA 1 isoform X6; this encodes MSTMRLLTLALLFSCSFARAACDPKIVNIGAVLSTRKHEQMFREAVNQANKRHGSWKIQLNATSVTHKPNAIQMALSVCEDLISSQVYAILVSHPPTPNDHFTPTPVSYTAGFYRIPVLGLTTRMSIYSDKSIHLSFLRTVPPYSHQSSVWFEMMRVYSWNHIILLVSDDHEGRAAQKRLETLLEERESKSKKRNYENLDQLSYDNKRGPKAEKVLQFDPGTKNVTALLMEARELEARVIILSASEDDAATVYRAAAMLNMTGSGYVWLVGEREISGNALRYAPDGIIGLQLINGKNESAHISDAVGVVAQAVHELLEKENITDPPRGCVGNTNIWKTGPLFKRVLMSSKYAEGVTGRVEFNEDGDRKFANYSIMNLQNRKLVQVGVYNGTHVIPNDRKIIWPGGETERPRGYQMSTRLKIVTIHQEPFVYVKPTLSDGTCKEEFTVNGDPVKKVICTGPNDTSPGSPRHTVPQCCYGFCIDLLIKLARTMNFTYEVHLVADGKFGTQERVNNSNKKEWNGMMGELLSGQADMIVAPLTINNERAQYIEFSKPFKYQGLTILVKKEIPRSTLDSFMQPFQSTLWLLVGLSVHVVAVMLYLLDRFSPFGRFKVNSEEEEEDALTLSSAMWFSWGVLLNSGIGEGAPRSFSARILGMVWAGFAMIIVASYTANLAAFLVLDRPEERITGINDPRLRNPSDKFIYATVKQSSVDIYFRRQVELSTMYRHMEKHNYESAAEAIQAVRDNKLHAFIWDSAVLEFEASQKCDLVTTGELFFRSGFGIGMRKDSPWKQNVSLSILKSHENGFMEDLDKTWVRYQECDSRSNAPATLTFENMAGVFMLVAGGIVAGIFLIFIEIAYKRHKDARRKQMQLAFAAVNVWRKNLQQYHPTDITGPLNLSDPSVSTVV
- the Grin1 gene encoding glutamate receptor ionotropic, NMDA 1 isoform X5, coding for MSTMRLLTLALLFSCSFARAACDPKIVNIGAVLSTRKHEQMFREAVNQANKRHGSWKIQLNATSVTHKPNAIQMALSVCEDLISSQVYAILVSHPPTPNDHFTPTPVSYTAGFYRIPVLGLTTRMSIYSDKSIHLSFLRTVPPYSHQSSVWFEMMRVYSWNHIILLVSDDHEGRAAQKRLETLLEERESKSKKRNYENLDQLSYDNKRGPKAEKVLQFDPGTKNVTALLMEARELEARVIILSASEDDAATVYRAAAMLNMTGSGYVWLVGEREISGNALRYAPDGIIGLQLINGKNESAHISDAVGVVAQAVHELLEKENITDPPRGCVGNTNIWKTGPLFKRVLMSSKYAEGVTGRVEFNEDGDRKFANYSIMNLQNRKLVQVGVYNGTHVIPNDRKIIWPGGETERPRGYQMSTRLKIVTIHQEPFVYVKPTLSDGTCKEEFTVNGDPVKKVICTGPNDTSPGSPRHTVPQCCYGFCIDLLIKLARTMNFTYEVHLVADGKFGTQERVNNSNKKEWNGMMGELLSGQADMIVAPLTINNERAQYIEFSKPFKYQGLTILVKKEIPRSTLDSFMQPFQSTLWLLVGLSVHVVAVMLYLLDRFSPFGRFKVNSEEEEEDALTLSSAMWFSWGVLLNSGIGEGAPRSFSARILGMVWAGFAMIIVASYTANLAAFLVLDRPEERITGINDPRLRNPSDKFIYATVKQSSVDIYFRRQVELSTMYRHMEKHNYESAAEAIQAVRDNKLHAFIWDSAVLEFEASQKCDLVTTGELFFRSGFGIGMRKDSPWKQNVSLSILKSHENGFMEDLDKTWVRYQECDSRSNAPATLTFENMAGVFMLVAGGIVAGIFLIFIEIAYKRHKDARRKQMQLAFAAVNVWRKNLQSTGGGRGALQNQKDTVLPRRAIEREEGQLQLCSRHRES